A single window of Terriglobales bacterium DNA harbors:
- a CDS encoding SDR family oxidoreductase gives MQGLKGKVAIVTGGSTLLGQGVVRGFVREGAKVTVADVDAKGGQAIAAELGESVLFVPTDLRNDQQVAACVERTVQKFGGVDFLINLACVYTDDGFGTSREKWLDAFNVNVVGGIIMAQACRPHMVKRGGGAIINFGSVSGKIAQPGRAVYPVTKAAMIQLTRNQALELAADKIRVNSVSPGWIWCRLMNDWTHGDRDLTNQVGGRFHALSRVGDPEEVAQAVLFLCSDGASFITGTDLAVDGGYTAIGPEGKVNAIPELIR, from the coding sequence ATGCAGGGACTCAAGGGCAAGGTTGCGATCGTCACCGGCGGCAGCACGCTGCTGGGTCAGGGAGTAGTGCGCGGGTTCGTCCGCGAAGGAGCGAAGGTGACGGTGGCGGACGTGGATGCCAAGGGCGGCCAGGCCATCGCCGCCGAGTTGGGCGAGAGCGTACTGTTCGTCCCCACCGATCTGCGCAACGACCAGCAGGTCGCCGCTTGCGTGGAACGCACCGTCCAGAAGTTCGGCGGCGTGGACTTCCTCATCAACCTGGCCTGCGTCTACACCGACGATGGCTTCGGCACCAGCCGCGAGAAATGGCTGGACGCGTTCAACGTGAACGTAGTTGGCGGCATCATCATGGCGCAGGCCTGCCGTCCGCACATGGTCAAGCGCGGCGGAGGCGCCATCATCAACTTCGGCAGCGTCAGCGGCAAGATCGCCCAGCCCGGCCGCGCGGTCTACCCGGTCACCAAGGCGGCCATGATCCAGCTCACGCGCAACCAGGCGCTGGAGCTCGCCGCGGACAAGATCCGCGTCAACTCCGTTTCCCCGGGATGGATCTGGTGCCGCCTGATGAACGATTGGACCCACGGCGACCGCGACCTGACCAACCAGGTGGGCGGCCGCTTCCACGCGCTCAGCCGCGTGGGCGATCCTGAAGAGGTCGCTCAGGCCGTGCTCTTCCTCTGCTCCGACGGTGCTTCCTTCATCACCGGGACCGACCTCGCCGTGGATGGCGGCTACACCGCCATCGGCCCGGAAGGAAAGGTCAACGCCATCCCAGAACTGATCCGATAG
- a CDS encoding DNA polymerase Y family protein: MTCACLYVPDFPVAAVARSEPELCSRPAAVLEGAPPLLTVTAANGKARTAGVAAGMNELEARARCPQLVSRKRSLEQEKTASAALFDCACGFSPRVEATAPEAVVLDISGLERLFGPPAMLARRLACRARELGLEARVAVAANPDAALHAARGFSGVTVIPPGQEAERLGGLPLEVLAPPPEILETLDRWGIRTLRALAALPEVSVVERLGQAGLHLQKLARGAASRPLVPAEPVLRFEETFELESPLALLEPLAFVLSRLLEQLCGRLAWRALATHELRLRCELEEIAELPNCGIAELKADPGGAKPDSAIPQFRSSAISSNGRHFYERTLRLPVPMLDPGLFLKLWRLELAAHPPPAPVIKVTLAAEPVKPRVAQSGLFQPLAPQPEKLELVLARLAARAGEDSVGSPEIEDTHRPQAFRMGRFQPREPIAELPDYGIAGLKDGHGTAQPNSSIRKFRNSTISHRPLLALRLFRPPRAATVEIRRGRPARIYSSGARGDVLWLAGPWRSSGDWWSEPAWTRDEWDVAVRNGGSGVALYRLVREGQGDKWFVEGEYD, encoded by the coding sequence ATGACTTGTGCCTGCCTTTACGTTCCCGACTTCCCCGTGGCCGCGGTCGCCCGCAGCGAGCCCGAACTGTGCAGCCGGCCGGCGGCGGTGCTGGAGGGTGCGCCGCCGCTGCTCACGGTAACCGCCGCGAACGGGAAGGCGCGTACCGCCGGCGTGGCGGCTGGCATGAACGAGCTTGAGGCCCGGGCACGCTGCCCACAACTCGTAAGCCGCAAGCGTTCGCTCGAGCAGGAAAAGACCGCCAGCGCGGCCCTGTTCGATTGTGCATGCGGCTTTTCTCCGCGGGTCGAGGCCACGGCTCCGGAAGCGGTGGTCCTGGATATCTCCGGCCTGGAACGGCTGTTCGGTCCGCCCGCCATGCTGGCGCGCCGCTTGGCGTGCCGCGCCCGCGAGCTCGGCCTGGAAGCGCGTGTCGCCGTGGCCGCCAATCCCGATGCCGCGCTTCATGCCGCGCGCGGTTTCTCCGGCGTAACCGTCATTCCCCCAGGTCAGGAGGCGGAACGGTTGGGAGGATTGCCGCTCGAGGTGCTGGCGCCGCCTCCCGAAATCCTGGAGACGCTCGACCGCTGGGGCATACGCACCTTGCGCGCCCTGGCCGCGCTGCCGGAGGTTTCCGTGGTCGAGCGCCTGGGCCAGGCAGGACTGCATCTGCAGAAGCTGGCTCGCGGGGCAGCGTCGCGCCCGCTGGTTCCCGCCGAGCCCGTGCTGCGCTTCGAAGAGACTTTCGAACTGGAGTCGCCGCTGGCGCTGCTGGAGCCTCTGGCGTTCGTGCTGAGCCGTCTGCTGGAGCAGCTTTGCGGCCGCCTGGCTTGGCGCGCCCTGGCCACCCACGAGCTGCGTTTGCGCTGTGAGCTGGAGGAGATTGCCGAATTGCCGAATTGCGGAATTGCCGAATTGAAAGCCGATCCGGGCGGTGCGAAGCCAGATTCCGCAATTCCGCAGTTCCGCAGTTCCGCAATCTCCTCCAACGGCCGGCATTTCTATGAGCGTACGCTCCGCTTGCCCGTGCCCATGCTCGACCCCGGTCTCTTCCTTAAGCTGTGGCGTCTGGAGCTGGCGGCGCACCCGCCGCCGGCCCCGGTGATCAAGGTCACGCTGGCGGCCGAGCCGGTGAAGCCGCGGGTGGCGCAGAGCGGGCTTTTCCAGCCGCTGGCGCCCCAGCCGGAAAAGCTCGAGCTGGTGCTGGCCCGCCTGGCCGCGCGCGCCGGCGAAGACTCGGTCGGCTCGCCCGAGATCGAAGACACGCATCGGCCACAAGCCTTCCGCATGGGACGGTTCCAGCCAAGAGAACCGATTGCTGAATTGCCGGACTACGGAATTGCCGGATTGAAAGACGGTCACGGAACGGCGCAGCCCAATTCGTCAATTCGAAAATTCCGCAATTCGACAATTTCTCACCGTCCCCTTCTGGCCCTTCGCCTGTTCCGTCCGCCGCGCGCCGCCACCGTCGAAATTCGCCGCGGACGCCCGGCACGCATTTACTCCTCCGGTGCGCGTGGGGATGTGCTCTGGCTGGCGGGGCCATGGCGCTCCTCCGGCGACTGGTGGAGCGAGCCCGCCTGGACGCGCGATGAGTGGGACGTTGCCGTGCGCAACGGCGGCTCGGGCGTCGCGCTCTACCGCCTGGTGCGCGAAGGCCAGGGTGACAAGTGGTTTGTCGAAGGCGAGTACGACTAG
- a CDS encoding error-prone DNA polymerase, producing MYVELHARSAFSFLEGASLPEELAQRCVELGLPAMALLDRDGVYGAPRFHLTAKKAGVRAHIGAEVTVRTFSPQRHGGTEKEGPNLPQMNTDEHGFVLNQIRVDPWPSVAAFKAFSVSPCLRGEFRLPLLAASRAGYQNLCRLITRMKLRAQKNEAAATEDDLAPHAAGLICLTGGEEGPLASALARGGMEEARRTLGCLLGIYGRSNVYVELQRHFDRAGEARNRAAVQLARSLGLPLLATNGVGYAQPEQREVLDVLTSIRHHRTLSTAGRLLARNSERHLKSAEEMTRLFADLPQAIAATRELSSRLEFTLNDLGYRFPRYPVPPGETMNSFLRARTEEGARARYRPYHARARRQIERELALIEKLDLAGYFLIVWDLVRYCREQGILVQGRGSAANSAVCYSLGITAVDPVGMDLLFERFLSEERGEWPDIDLDLPSGDARERVIQYLYRRYGERGAAMTANVITYRGRSAAREVGKALGFDPPTLDRLARLTDAWEYKDPADTAERRFRDAGIDLAHPRMKKFFQLFQGVLDLPRHLGQHSGGMVICEGELDAVVPLEPATMPGRVVVQWDKEDCADLGIIKVDLLGLGMMAALGDALTLIREGHGEEVDLAHLPSDDPAVYAALQQADTVGMFQVESRAQMSCLPRLRPRKFYDIVVEVALIRPGPIVGRMVHPYLKRRQGREPVEYPHASLEPVLARTLGVPIFQEQLLRMAMIAAGFTGGEAEELRRALGFKRSVARMREIEVKLRRGMERNGITGAAQDQIVQSISSFALYGFPESHAASFALLAYASAWIKCHYPAAFLAALLNNQPMGFYHPATLVKDAQRHGVRVLPADVTRSDWLCTLEAVARCRLPVASRNHDNSQLETRNSKLAVRLGLCYVKGLRREAAQALLRERARAPFGSVDDLAARVPELRRDELVTLAEIGALNSVSSFQFPVSRRNHDNSKLETGNSKLVFHRRDALWQVERAVRRAGPLLEGIREAEARSPLAPMNHEERLVADFRGTGLTVGKHPMAYRREVLDLMGVRRAVDLPRTPPGRPVRIAGCVIARQRPGTARGFLFLSLEDETGIANAIVTPDIFNRHRLLLVSESFLIIEGVLQNQDNVISVKAERVLPLSVTRAPTRSHDFH from the coding sequence ATGTACGTCGAGCTCCACGCCCGCTCCGCCTTCAGCTTCCTCGAGGGCGCTTCCCTGCCCGAGGAGCTGGCTCAGCGCTGTGTGGAGCTCGGCCTTCCCGCCATGGCGCTCCTCGATCGCGACGGCGTCTACGGCGCTCCCCGCTTCCACCTGACGGCGAAGAAAGCAGGCGTCCGCGCGCACATCGGCGCGGAAGTTACGGTAAGGACTTTTTCACCACAGAGACACGGAGGCACAGAGAAAGAAGGACCGAACTTGCCGCAGATGAACACGGATGAACACGGATTTGTTCTCAATCAAATCCGGGTTGATCCGTGGCCATCCGTGGCCGCTTTCAAAGCTTTCTCCGTGTCTCCGTGTCTCCGTGGTGAATTCCGTCTTCCTCTGCTGGCCGCCTCCCGCGCCGGTTATCAGAACCTCTGCCGCCTGATCACGCGCATGAAGCTGCGCGCCCAAAAAAACGAAGCCGCCGCCACCGAGGACGACCTCGCCCCGCACGCCGCCGGGCTCATTTGTCTGACCGGCGGCGAGGAAGGCCCGCTCGCGTCCGCCCTCGCACGCGGCGGCATGGAGGAAGCCCGGCGCACGCTCGGCTGCCTGCTCGGCATCTATGGCCGCTCGAACGTGTACGTGGAATTGCAGCGCCACTTCGACCGCGCCGGCGAAGCGCGCAACCGGGCGGCGGTCCAGCTTGCCCGCAGCCTGGGTTTGCCACTGCTGGCTACCAACGGCGTCGGGTATGCGCAGCCGGAACAGCGTGAAGTGCTGGATGTGCTCACTTCGATCCGCCATCACCGCACGCTCTCCACCGCCGGCCGCTTGCTGGCGCGCAACTCCGAGCGGCATCTGAAATCCGCGGAGGAGATGACGCGTCTCTTCGCCGATCTCCCGCAAGCCATCGCTGCGACCCGCGAGCTTTCTTCACGCCTGGAGTTCACGCTCAACGACCTGGGCTACCGCTTTCCGCGCTACCCGGTGCCGCCCGGCGAGACCATGAATTCCTTCCTGCGCGCCCGCACCGAAGAAGGTGCGCGCGCACGCTATCGTCCGTATCACGCACGCGCCCGCCGCCAGATCGAGCGCGAACTGGCGCTGATCGAAAAGCTCGACCTCGCCGGATACTTCCTCATCGTCTGGGACCTGGTCCGCTACTGCCGCGAGCAGGGCATCCTGGTGCAGGGGCGGGGCTCGGCGGCCAACAGCGCCGTTTGCTATTCGCTGGGTATCACCGCCGTGGATCCCGTGGGCATGGATCTGCTCTTCGAGCGCTTTCTTTCCGAGGAACGCGGGGAATGGCCGGACATCGACCTCGACCTGCCCAGCGGCGACGCCCGCGAGCGCGTCATCCAGTATCTCTACCGGCGCTACGGCGAGCGCGGCGCTGCCATGACCGCCAACGTCATCACCTATCGCGGGCGTTCGGCGGCGCGTGAGGTGGGCAAAGCCCTGGGTTTCGATCCGCCCACGCTCGACCGCCTGGCCCGCCTCACCGACGCCTGGGAATACAAGGACCCAGCTGACACTGCCGAGCGCCGTTTCCGCGACGCCGGCATCGACCTGGCGCATCCGCGCATGAAGAAGTTCTTCCAACTCTTCCAGGGCGTGCTCGATCTGCCGCGGCATCTCGGCCAGCACTCCGGCGGCATGGTCATTTGCGAGGGCGAACTGGACGCGGTGGTTCCGCTCGAGCCCGCCACCATGCCCGGCCGCGTCGTGGTGCAATGGGACAAGGAAGACTGCGCCGACCTGGGCATCATCAAAGTGGACCTGCTCGGCCTGGGCATGATGGCCGCGCTGGGCGACGCCCTCACTCTCATCCGCGAAGGCCACGGCGAGGAAGTGGACCTGGCGCACCTGCCGTCGGACGATCCCGCCGTCTACGCCGCCCTCCAGCAGGCCGATACCGTGGGCATGTTCCAGGTGGAGAGCCGCGCGCAGATGTCCTGCCTGCCGCGCCTGCGTCCCAGGAAGTTCTACGACATCGTGGTGGAAGTGGCCCTCATCCGCCCCGGGCCCATCGTCGGCCGCATGGTGCATCCCTACCTCAAGCGCCGCCAGGGACGCGAGCCGGTGGAATATCCCCATGCTTCGCTCGAACCGGTGCTGGCGCGCACCCTGGGTGTGCCCATCTTCCAGGAACAACTGCTGCGCATGGCCATGATCGCCGCCGGCTTCACTGGAGGCGAAGCCGAAGAGCTGCGGCGCGCCCTGGGCTTCAAGCGTTCGGTGGCGCGCATGCGTGAGATCGAGGTCAAGCTGCGCCGCGGCATGGAGCGCAACGGCATCACCGGCGCCGCCCAAGACCAGATCGTGCAGTCCATTTCCTCGTTCGCGCTCTACGGCTTCCCGGAATCGCACGCGGCCAGCTTTGCGCTTCTCGCCTATGCCAGCGCCTGGATCAAGTGCCATTACCCGGCAGCGTTCCTGGCCGCGCTGCTCAACAACCAGCCCATGGGCTTCTACCATCCGGCGACGCTGGTGAAGGACGCGCAGCGGCACGGCGTGCGCGTCCTGCCCGCCGACGTCACCCGCTCGGACTGGCTGTGCACGTTAGAAGCGGTTGCCCGTTGCCGGCTGCCAGTTGCCAGTAGAAACCATGACAACTCGCAACTTGAAACTCGAAACTCGAAACTCGCCGTCCGCCTCGGCCTCTGCTACGTCAAAGGCCTGCGCCGCGAGGCCGCTCAAGCCCTGCTGCGCGAGCGCGCTCGCGCGCCGTTCGGTTCCGTGGACGACCTGGCCGCCCGCGTCCCCGAACTGCGCCGGGATGAGCTGGTGACGCTGGCCGAGATCGGAGCGCTGAATTCAGTTTCTAGTTTCCAGTTTCCTGTTTCCAGGAGAAACCATGACAACTCGAAACTTGAAACTGGAAACTCGAAACTGGTTTTCCACCGTCGCGATGCGCTCTGGCAGGTGGAGCGCGCCGTGCGCCGTGCCGGCCCGCTGCTGGAGGGGATTCGCGAAGCCGAAGCCCGCTCGCCGCTCGCGCCCATGAACCACGAAGAGCGCCTGGTCGCCGACTTCCGCGGCACCGGGCTGACCGTCGGCAAACACCCCATGGCCTATCGCCGCGAGGTGCTGGACCTGATGGGCGTACGCCGTGCGGTTGACCTTCCGCGCACGCCGCCCGGCCGGCCGGTGCGCATCGCTGGGTGCGTAATCGCCCGCCAGCGTCCGGGCACGGCCCGCGGTTTCCTGTTCTTGAGCCTCGAAGACGAAACCGGCATCGCCAACGCCATCGTCACGCCCGACATCTTCAACCGCCACCGCCTGCTGCTGGTGAGCGAATCGTTCCTGATCATCGAAGGCGTGCTGCAGAACCAGGACAACGTCATCTCGGTGAAGGCCGAACGCGTGTTGCCGCTTTCCGTCACCCGCGCCCCCACGCGTTCGCATGATTTCCACTAA
- a CDS encoding DUF2934 domain-containing protein translates to MAATPRKSSGSTGRSAKPPKSAQSEPGHATSVLNGLEEEIRQRAYELYVERGYEDGHDTEDWLRAESEVLSRHGLRTA, encoded by the coding sequence ATGGCTGCAACCCCTCGCAAGAGCAGCGGTTCCACCGGCCGCTCGGCCAAGCCGCCGAAGTCGGCCCAGTCCGAACCCGGCCACGCCACCTCCGTGCTCAACGGCCTGGAGGAGGAGATCCGTCAGCGTGCTTACGAACTCTACGTCGAACGCGGCTACGAGGACGGGCACGATACCGAAGACTGGCTGCGCGCCGAATCCGAAGTGCTCTCCCGCCACGGGCTTCGCACCGCCTGA
- a CDS encoding heme lyase CcmF/NrfE family subunit, whose protein sequence is MAAFGSYALLLALALSVYGFVAGLVALVSGASERLGETARRAGIALFVAVSGAAMALVVSAFLDDFSISYISRHSNRDLGPAYKFAVLWSGQEGSLLFWAWLLAGFGLLVRVRHHVDTRLTAYASVILAGVEVFFLLLVNFAAHPFALLQGNIPTDGNGLNPLLQYPEMVIHPPMLYLGYVGFTVPFAFALGALIMRYPGEKWIHITRRWTMVTWCFLTIGIFLGGHWAYSVLGWGGYWGWDPVENASLMPWLTGTAFLHSVMMQEKRGMLKVWNMWLIFATFLLSILGTFLTRSGVVSSVHAFAQSSIGTWFLVFLAISFSVCLFFFLRNRDHLKSENRLESLLSRESSFLFNNLVFLLACFAVLWGTLFPILSEWVQGTKITVGPPFFNRILVPVGLFLLVLTGVGPLLAWRRTSWESLKRSFGIPALMAALTVVVLIVGGMRPWQDASVAYSVMAIALSVLVTLTIATEFVRGGRVISGHTGQNLLASMVQLTRRNTRRYGGYIVHFGIVVLFVGFAGNAFNRDVEQELGFGDSMTIGPYTLVSKAYTQDDNANAFRDLAILDVYKNGRFLATMYPERRFYKASQQTATIVANRSTLREDLYLVYAGKNEETDRPIIKAHLNPLVMWVWIGVGIVVLGTLIAMLPNLQPAAAVAKARAAEPRAAAAKESAPVEVGD, encoded by the coding sequence ATGGCTGCCTTCGGTAGTTACGCGCTCCTGCTCGCCCTGGCTCTGAGCGTCTATGGCTTCGTCGCGGGCCTGGTGGCCCTGGTCTCCGGCGCTTCGGAGCGACTCGGCGAAACTGCGCGCCGTGCCGGCATCGCCTTGTTCGTCGCCGTTTCCGGTGCCGCAATGGCCCTGGTCGTCTCCGCCTTTCTGGATGACTTTTCCATCTCCTACATTTCCCGGCACAGCAACCGCGACCTCGGGCCCGCGTACAAGTTCGCCGTCCTCTGGTCGGGACAGGAAGGCTCGCTCTTGTTCTGGGCCTGGCTGCTGGCTGGGTTCGGCCTGCTGGTCCGCGTGCGCCACCATGTGGATACGCGCCTGACGGCCTACGCTTCCGTCATCCTGGCGGGCGTGGAGGTGTTCTTCCTCCTCCTGGTCAACTTTGCCGCCCATCCCTTCGCGCTGCTGCAGGGCAACATCCCCACGGACGGCAACGGCCTGAACCCGCTGCTGCAGTATCCGGAGATGGTCATCCACCCGCCCATGCTCTATTTGGGCTACGTGGGCTTCACCGTCCCGTTCGCCTTCGCGCTGGGCGCGCTCATCATGCGCTACCCCGGCGAAAAGTGGATTCACATCACGCGCCGCTGGACCATGGTGACCTGGTGCTTCCTCACTATCGGCATCTTCCTCGGCGGGCACTGGGCCTACTCCGTGCTGGGCTGGGGAGGCTATTGGGGCTGGGACCCGGTCGAGAACGCTTCCCTTATGCCCTGGCTCACCGGCACCGCCTTCCTGCACTCGGTGATGATGCAGGAGAAGCGCGGCATGCTGAAGGTGTGGAACATGTGGCTGATCTTCGCCACCTTCCTGCTTTCTATCCTGGGCACGTTCCTCACCCGCAGCGGCGTGGTCAGTTCGGTACATGCCTTTGCCCAGTCTTCCATCGGAACCTGGTTCTTGGTGTTCTTGGCCATCAGCTTCTCCGTCTGCCTCTTCTTCTTCCTGCGCAATCGTGATCACCTGAAAAGCGAGAACCGGCTGGAGTCGCTGCTCTCGCGTGAGTCCAGCTTCCTGTTCAACAACCTGGTCTTTCTGCTGGCCTGCTTCGCGGTGCTGTGGGGCACTCTGTTCCCCATCCTCTCCGAGTGGGTGCAGGGCACCAAGATCACCGTCGGCCCGCCGTTCTTCAATCGCATACTCGTTCCGGTCGGTTTGTTCCTGCTGGTGCTGACGGGCGTAGGCCCATTGCTCGCCTGGCGGCGTACTTCCTGGGAGAGCCTGAAGCGCAGCTTCGGCATCCCGGCTCTAATGGCCGCGCTCACCGTGGTCGTGCTCATCGTCGGTGGCATGCGTCCCTGGCAGGACGCATCGGTCGCGTACTCGGTCATGGCCATTGCGCTTTCGGTGCTGGTCACGCTCACGATCGCCACGGAGTTCGTGCGCGGCGGGCGCGTCATTTCCGGTCATACCGGCCAGAACCTGCTGGCCTCGATGGTCCAGCTCACCCGCCGTAACACGCGCCGCTACGGCGGCTACATCGTGCACTTCGGCATCGTGGTCCTCTTCGTGGGCTTCGCCGGCAACGCCTTCAACCGCGACGTCGAGCAGGAACTGGGCTTCGGCGACTCCATGACCATCGGTCCCTACACCCTGGTGAGCAAGGCGTACACGCAGGATGACAACGCCAACGCTTTCCGCGACCTTGCCATCCTCGACGTCTACAAGAACGGCCGCTTCCTCGCCACCATGTATCCGGAGCGCCGCTTCTACAAGGCCAGCCAGCAGACCGCCACCATCGTGGCCAACCGCTCCACTCTCAGGGAAGACCTGTATCTGGTTTACGCCGGCAAGAATGAGGAGACCGATCGGCCCATCATCAAGGCTCACCTGAACCCCCTGGTCATGTGGGTGTGGATCGGTGTGGGCATCGTCGTCCTGGGAACTCTGATCGCTATGCTGCCCAACCTGCAGCCCGCCGCGGCCGTCGCAAAAGCTCGCGCCGCCGAGCCGCGCGCCGCTGCGGCCAAGGAATCTGCGCCCGTGGAGGTCGGCGACTGA
- a CDS encoding cytochrome c-type biogenesis protein CcmH, whose protein sequence is MLAVLVLALLTLGAGDTTARYQELGNSLMCTCGCRQILLQCNHVGCSASDRMTKELQVALTRGDSDDLIRQAFIQKYGETVLAAPEAKGFNLVAWIMPAVTFLFGTLLVVWVVQRWRMHAATAGVPLASPTLDAYRERARRETEL, encoded by the coding sequence GTGCTGGCAGTCCTCGTTCTTGCGCTTCTCACCCTCGGCGCCGGCGACACCACCGCCCGCTACCAGGAACTGGGCAATTCGCTGATGTGCACCTGCGGATGCCGCCAGATCCTGCTGCAGTGCAACCACGTGGGCTGCTCGGCCTCCGATCGCATGACCAAGGAACTGCAGGTGGCGCTGACGCGCGGCGATTCTGACGACCTCATCCGCCAGGCCTTCATCCAGAAATACGGCGAAACCGTGCTGGCGGCGCCCGAAGCCAAGGGCTTTAATCTGGTCGCCTGGATCATGCCCGCAGTGACGTTCCTGTTCGGTACGCTGCTGGTGGTCTGGGTGGTGCAGCGCTGGCGCATGCACGCCGCCACAGCCGGCGTTCCGCTCGCCTCCCCGACCCTCGACGCCTATCGCGAACGCGCCCGCCGGGAGACGGAGCTATGA